A single Brachybacterium sillae DNA region contains:
- a CDS encoding transposase — translation MAPRADRPKRRTFTAEFKAAILAEYDAADRSGRGEILRREGLYTSHIIEWRKAAAAGSLSGLGSKPRDRRERELQALRARAEKAEAELARTRAALDLMGKAHALLETPSESADKPPRSPR, via the coding sequence ATGGCTCCTCGTGCTGACCGGCCCAAGAGGCGGACGTTCACCGCCGAGTTCAAAGCGGCGATCCTGGCCGAGTACGACGCCGCGGACCGCTCTGGGCGGGGGGAGATCCTGCGCCGGGAGGGCCTGTACACCTCCCACATCATCGAGTGGCGCAAGGCCGCGGCCGCCGGCTCGCTGTCCGGGCTGGGCAGCAAGCCGCGGGACCGGCGCGAGCGGGAGCTGCAGGCGCTACGGGCCCGGGCGGAGAAGGCCGAGGCCGAGCTGGCCAGGACCAGGGCGGCGCTGGACCTGATGGGAAAGGCACACGCGCTCTTGGAGACGCCCTCCGAGAGCGCGGACAAGCCGCCGCGGTCGCCGCGGTGA
- a CDS encoding C40 family peptidase has translation MSSYAYAQAGIAVPRTSSQQEAAGTTISKSEAKPGDLVVWPSHLGIYAGGNTVIDAGNSKGSVSERTIWGSPTFVTFR, from the coding sequence CTGAGCTCGTACGCGTACGCGCAGGCCGGCATCGCCGTGCCTCGCACCTCGTCGCAGCAGGAGGCGGCCGGCACCACGATCTCGAAGTCCGAGGCTAAGCCGGGTGACCTCGTGGTGTGGCCGAGCCACCTGGGAATCTACGCGGGCGGCAACACGGTGATCGACGCCGGCAACAGCAAGGGCTCCGTCAGCGAGCGCACCATCTGGGGTTCGCCGACCTTCGTCACCTTCCGCTGA
- a CDS encoding four-helix bundle copper-binding protein: MTHHVASMLQTYPKDLGSIDQQKLAECIEACFECAQTCTACADACLAEDMVAELTQCIRLNQDCADVCATTGRVLSRQTGTNVALNRALLEACRAACRSCAEECEKHAGMHEHCNVCAEACRRCEKACAELLASIG; the protein is encoded by the coding sequence ATGACCCATCACGTCGCATCCATGCTTCAGACCTACCCCAAGGACCTCGGCAGCATCGACCAGCAGAAGCTCGCTGAGTGCATCGAGGCTTGCTTCGAGTGTGCCCAGACCTGCACCGCCTGCGCGGACGCCTGCTTGGCCGAGGACATGGTGGCGGAGCTGACCCAGTGCATTCGCCTGAACCAGGACTGCGCCGACGTCTGCGCGACGACCGGTCGGGTCCTGTCCCGTCAGACGGGCACCAACGTTGCCCTGAACCGTGCTCTGCTCGAGGCGTGTCGGGCAGCGTGCCGTTCCTGCGCCGAGGAGTGCGAGAAGCACGCCGGCATGCACGAGCACTGCAACGTCTGTGCCGAGGCCTGCCGACGCTGCGAGAAGGCCTGCGCCGAGCTGCTCGCCTCGATCGGCTGA
- a CDS encoding YdhK family protein, producing the protein MRSRRSFGRFAAVVVTGAIVLAGCTDSGSDEGQTSGGSAAAETSEASDSGGHGGMEHPMDGGPAPEGMAPAEDPEFPVGTEVTLTADHMEGMEGATATISGAFDTTTYAVSFTPTDGGDPVTDHKWVVHEELEDPGEAPLAEGTEVVIIADHMAGMEGAEATIDSATEETVYMVDFEADGMMMTNHKWVVESEIEPLQ; encoded by the coding sequence ATGCGTTCTCGTCGCTCTTTCGGTCGTTTCGCGGCGGTCGTCGTCACCGGTGCGATTGTGCTTGCCGGATGCACTGACAGCGGGTCTGACGAAGGTCAGACCTCGGGCGGGTCGGCGGCGGCCGAGACGTCCGAAGCGTCCGATAGTGGCGGCCACGGGGGCATGGAGCATCCGATGGATGGTGGCCCGGCACCGGAGGGGATGGCACCGGCGGAGGATCCCGAGTTCCCTGTCGGCACGGAGGTGACGCTCACGGCGGACCACATGGAGGGCATGGAGGGCGCGACGGCGACGATCTCCGGTGCCTTCGACACCACCACGTACGCGGTCAGCTTCACCCCGACCGATGGTGGCGATCCGGTCACCGACCACAAGTGGGTTGTTCACGAGGAGCTCGAGGACCCGGGCGAGGCACCGCTGGCGGAGGGCACCGAGGTGGTGATCATCGCCGATCACATGGCGGGTATGGAGGGTGCTGAGGCCACCATCGACAGTGCCACCGAGGAGACCGTGTACATGGTCGACTTCGAGGCCGACGGGATGATGATGACGAACCACAAGTGGGTCGTCGAGAGCGAGATCGAGCCCCTCCAGTGA
- a CDS encoding CueP family metal-binding protein, producing MVAGCGIRGAEDAPVTGDEDLLREHGFADADAQEIIDQLEALPVAERPQNLIASVTATSLQLSDDAGREAELPLPEDQFYLSVAPFVETTHECAFHSLTTCRGELRSRELTVSVVDSSSGEVLEEGTRTTHDNGFVGFWLPRGITAELTCALEDVTGTASISTQAEDDLTCLTSLQLT from the coding sequence GTGGTCGCTGGCTGTGGGATCCGCGGAGCTGAGGACGCTCCCGTCACGGGAGATGAGGACCTGCTCCGGGAACATGGGTTCGCTGACGCCGACGCACAGGAGATCATCGACCAGCTTGAAGCGCTCCCGGTGGCTGAGCGACCGCAGAACCTGATCGCCAGCGTCACCGCGACATCCCTTCAGCTCAGTGACGATGCAGGGCGCGAGGCCGAGCTGCCCCTTCCCGAGGACCAGTTCTACTTGTCGGTGGCCCCGTTCGTCGAGACCACCCACGAGTGCGCCTTCCACAGCCTGACCACGTGCCGCGGAGAACTGCGCAGCCGCGAGCTCACCGTGAGCGTGGTCGACAGCAGCTCGGGCGAGGTCCTTGAGGAGGGCACTCGCACCACGCACGACAACGGGTTTGTCGGTTTCTGGTTGCCGCGCGGGATCACCGCCGAGCTCACGTGCGCCCTCGAGGACGTCACAGGGACCGCGTCCATCTCGACCCAGGCGGAGGATGATCTGACCTGTCTGACCAGTCTCCAGCTGACGTGA
- a CDS encoding TlpA family protein disulfide reductase, protein MTPRLSRRTTLRLGGSLLVLAPLLAACSSSSDAASEANAGYVSGDGVVVEIPPEGRADPLEIRGTTDDGDDFDSTALRGAPLLINVWYASCPPCRVEAPALKAVHAEYGSLGVQFVGANTRDKAGPAAAFEETFGITYPSIPDPDGAVIASMDGSVSPNAVPTTLILDAEGRVAARITGAADQSTLESLLDAVLEEGA, encoded by the coding sequence GTGACACCACGCCTGAGTCGTCGGACCACGCTCCGACTGGGCGGGAGCCTGCTCGTCCTCGCGCCCCTTCTTGCGGCGTGCAGCAGTTCTTCGGACGCCGCGAGCGAGGCGAACGCCGGGTACGTCTCCGGCGATGGTGTCGTCGTCGAGATCCCCCCGGAGGGACGCGCCGATCCTCTGGAGATTCGGGGAACCACCGACGACGGCGACGACTTCGACTCCACGGCGCTGCGCGGTGCACCCTTGCTGATCAACGTCTGGTATGCGTCGTGTCCGCCATGCCGGGTTGAAGCGCCGGCGCTGAAGGCCGTGCACGCCGAATACGGCTCCCTGGGCGTGCAATTTGTGGGCGCGAACACCCGAGATAAGGCCGGGCCGGCTGCCGCGTTCGAGGAGACCTTCGGGATCACCTATCCATCGATCCCAGACCCCGACGGGGCCGTGATCGCGTCGATGGACGGCAGCGTCTCGCCCAACGCGGTCCCCACGACGTTGATCCTCGATGCTGAAGGGCGAGTAGCTGCCCGGATCACGGGCGCGGCCGACCAGAGCACCCTGGAGAGTCTCCTGGACGCCGTGCTGGAGGAGGGTGCCTGA
- a CDS encoding cytochrome c biogenesis CcdA family protein, which produces MGEMFATTVLSGPLAVALLLSMVAGLVAFLSPCVLPVVPGYLGYITGLTGQNTSPRSPSDPGERPGRLVAGAVLFVAGFTAVFLVIGGFVGAIGALIVQYTSAINRISGVLVILMGLVFVGIFPRLSGEKRIRKRPDAGLAGAPLLGITFGFSWTPCIGPTFAAVAALSLGEASASRGALLAFGYAIGLGVPFILFALVFRRALGISRVLSRHRRTLQIVGGSVLITIGLLLVSGVWEQWMALLQVRVGNFTTIV; this is translated from the coding sequence ATGGGTGAAATGTTCGCCACCACCGTGCTGAGTGGGCCCCTGGCCGTGGCGCTCCTGCTGTCGATGGTGGCCGGTCTGGTCGCGTTCCTCTCCCCGTGCGTGCTGCCGGTGGTTCCTGGCTACCTCGGATACATCACCGGCCTCACCGGACAGAACACCAGCCCGCGCAGTCCCAGCGATCCGGGTGAGCGTCCAGGGCGTTTGGTCGCCGGCGCGGTGCTGTTTGTCGCCGGGTTCACCGCGGTATTCCTGGTCATCGGCGGATTCGTCGGCGCGATCGGGGCGCTGATCGTCCAGTACACCAGCGCGATCAATCGGATCTCCGGGGTGCTGGTCATCCTCATGGGCCTGGTGTTCGTGGGGATCTTCCCCCGGCTCTCGGGTGAGAAACGGATCCGGAAGCGCCCCGATGCCGGACTCGCCGGCGCACCTTTGCTTGGGATCACGTTCGGCTTCTCCTGGACCCCGTGCATCGGCCCGACGTTCGCCGCGGTCGCGGCGCTCAGCCTCGGGGAGGCTTCTGCCAGCCGCGGCGCCCTCCTCGCCTTCGGTTACGCGATCGGGCTCGGGGTCCCGTTCATCCTCTTCGCCCTCGTGTTCCGGCGAGCCCTGGGCATCTCCAGAGTGCTGTCCCGGCATCGCCGCACGCTGCAGATCGTCGGCGGGTCCGTCCTGATCACCATCGGGCTGCTGCTGGTCTCCGGGGTGTGGGAGCAGTGGATGGCATTGCTGCAGGTACGAGTCGGTAACTTCACCACGATCGTCTAA
- a CDS encoding sensor histidine kinase, whose protein sequence is MIGQLIVLCAGAVSITALTVMIGPAVFHYHLLQTALPVGSAEILHIERAYRDALALALGVGLVVSLLAAGLVTWRLARRLRQTLHRLTLAVDELSRGHYSTRVPALGAGTELDSLAATLNDMAARLDAVEENRRRLLSDLAHELRTPIATLSAHHEAMADGVIEPEAAMPILAGQTIRLSRLTDDISEVSRAEEGQLPVELRPTSVRDLLGSTLQEWEERFEAAGVALRRDFVMRRSPIIHADPDRLAQVLGNLLSNALRHTSPGGTVTLSATMEGGTVVISVADNGEGFTAEDRSRLFERFFRADSARTREDSGSGIGLTISRALVDAHGGTMSAASEGPGQGATFTIRLPGATADR, encoded by the coding sequence ATGATCGGCCAGCTCATCGTGCTGTGTGCCGGCGCCGTCAGCATCACCGCTCTGACGGTGATGATCGGACCCGCCGTCTTCCACTATCACCTGCTCCAGACTGCTCTTCCGGTGGGCAGCGCTGAGATTCTGCATATCGAGCGCGCCTACCGTGACGCTCTCGCCCTCGCCCTGGGGGTCGGACTGGTGGTCTCCCTCCTAGCGGCAGGCCTGGTCACCTGGAGACTGGCGCGACGACTCCGGCAGACGCTCCACCGCCTCACCCTGGCCGTGGACGAACTCTCCCGAGGCCACTACTCCACTCGGGTGCCCGCCCTCGGCGCGGGAACCGAGCTGGACTCTCTGGCCGCCACGCTCAACGACATGGCTGCACGCCTAGATGCCGTCGAAGAGAATCGCCGCCGGCTGCTCTCTGACCTCGCCCACGAGCTACGTACTCCCATTGCTACTCTCTCGGCACATCACGAGGCGATGGCTGATGGTGTCATCGAGCCGGAGGCGGCCATGCCCATCCTTGCCGGTCAGACCATACGCCTGTCCCGGCTGACCGACGACATCAGCGAGGTGTCCCGTGCCGAAGAGGGACAGCTCCCGGTCGAGCTGCGGCCAACGTCGGTCCGCGACCTGCTGGGCTCAACACTCCAGGAATGGGAGGAGAGGTTCGAGGCAGCGGGTGTGGCATTGCGACGAGATTTCGTTATGCGCCGATCACCGATCATTCACGCCGACCCGGACCGCCTCGCCCAGGTACTCGGAAACCTCCTGAGCAATGCCCTGCGGCACACCTCGCCCGGAGGCACCGTCACGCTTTCGGCCACGATGGAGGGCGGCACCGTGGTGATCTCTGTGGCGGACAACGGCGAGGGTTTCACCGCCGAGGACCGGTCACGCCTGTTCGAACGTTTCTTCCGCGCCGACAGCGCTCGCACCCGTGAGGACTCCGGGTCAGGTATCGGTCTGACGATCAGCCGCGCCCTGGTCGATGCGCACGGTGGAACCATGTCCGCAGCCAGTGAGGGGCCCGGACAGGGAGCCACCTTCACCATCCGGCTTCCTGGAGCGACCGCTGACCGCTGA
- a CDS encoding response regulator transcription factor has translation MRSESARVAATVLVVEDEVALSDVVQAYLVKAGYATGSARSGPEAVEVARALSPDVIILDLGLPGLDGLEVMRRIRAFSDCYVLITTARSEEVDRLVGLSVGADDYLTKPFSVRELVARVQAVLRRPRGEPGTAPSGTVRAFGELEIDTAAQEVRLAGQPVPLTPTERGLLMTLARRPGQVFSRHQLMEAVWGGSWIGDDHLVDVHIANLRRKLDETAGSARYVTTVRGIGYRMGKG, from the coding sequence ATGAGGAGTGAATCGGCTCGAGTTGCAGCGACGGTTCTCGTTGTCGAAGACGAAGTCGCGCTCTCGGACGTCGTGCAGGCATACCTCGTGAAGGCCGGCTACGCCACGGGGAGCGCGCGAAGCGGTCCGGAGGCGGTGGAGGTAGCCCGCGCCTTGTCACCGGACGTGATCATCCTCGATCTCGGCCTGCCTGGCCTCGATGGCTTGGAGGTGATGCGGAGGATCCGCGCCTTCTCCGACTGCTACGTGCTGATCACGACGGCGCGATCAGAGGAGGTTGATCGTCTGGTGGGACTGTCGGTGGGCGCGGATGACTACCTCACCAAACCGTTCAGCGTGCGTGAACTTGTCGCCCGGGTCCAGGCCGTGCTGCGGCGGCCCCGCGGCGAGCCCGGGACCGCGCCTTCGGGCACGGTGCGCGCGTTCGGAGAGCTTGAGATCGATACGGCCGCCCAGGAGGTGCGGCTCGCTGGCCAACCAGTCCCGCTGACCCCCACCGAGAGGGGACTGCTTATGACTCTGGCCCGTCGGCCGGGCCAGGTCTTCAGCCGCCACCAGCTGATGGAAGCCGTCTGGGGTGGTTCCTGGATCGGAGATGACCATCTCGTCGATGTGCATATTGCCAACCTGCGACGAAAACTGGACGAGACAGCGGGTTCGGCACGGTATGTCACCACGGTCCGCGGTATCGGGTACCGGATGGGGAAGGGGTGA